The following are encoded together in the Streptococcus oralis genome:
- a CDS encoding ASCH domain-containing protein, translating into MTPQEMWNDYKLINPSIGDEIDAWAFGVEADLLADLVLKGEKTATASAYDLYSLEDEPLPKEGTFDVILDSQDQAVCIVEITKVSVQPFHQVSADHAYKEGEGDKSLAYWRQVHEDFFTEWMREAGLTFTPDSKVVLEEFRKVYPL; encoded by the coding sequence ATGACACCGCAAGAAATGTGGAATGACTACAAGCTAATCAACCCCTCTATCGGAGATGAGATAGATGCCTGGGCTTTTGGAGTGGAAGCAGATCTCTTGGCAGATTTGGTTTTAAAAGGCGAAAAGACAGCAACAGCCTCAGCCTATGACCTCTACTCACTAGAAGACGAACCTCTTCCAAAAGAGGGAACCTTTGACGTCATTTTAGACAGTCAAGATCAGGCTGTCTGCATTGTCGAAATTACCAAGGTTTCCGTTCAGCCCTTTCATCAAGTTTCTGCTGACCATGCCTACAAGGAAGGTGAGGGAGACAAATCTTTAGCCTATTGGCGTCAGGTTCATGAGGACTTTTTCACCGAGTGGATGAGGGAAGCCGGACTGACTTTTACACCTGACAGCAAGGTCGTTTTGGAAGAATTTCGCAAGGTCTATCCTCTGTAG